From the Sphingomonas suaedae genome, one window contains:
- a CDS encoding DUF3175 domain-containing protein, with protein MTEKWSQEVTEDSDALDLEDGLFKKDDPKEIARSLKRSAEQSDRRKGTPLQSAMGMLTFYINRAGDNLAEDRRKTLEQAKDELRALFDKD; from the coding sequence ATGACGGAGAAATGGTCGCAGGAGGTGACGGAAGACTCCGACGCGCTCGATCTGGAGGATGGTCTGTTCAAAAAGGACGACCCCAAGGAGATCGCCCGGTCGCTTAAGCGGTCTGCCGAGCAAAGCGATCGCCGCAAGGGTACGCCACTCCAGTCCGCGATGGGTATGCTCACCTTCTATATCAACCGCGCTGGCGACAATCTGGCCGAAGACCGGCGCAAGACCCTCGAGCAGGCAAAGGACGAACTGCGCGCCCTGTTCGACAAGGACTGA